Proteins encoded together in one Marispirochaeta sp. window:
- the glgX gene encoding glycogen debranching protein GlgX, which yields MPKYTTEPGHPLPCGSIITGRGVQFNLFSRHASSVTLLLFKEPDDDRPEEVLRLDPEQNRTGDIWHIHVLGLKTGQLYLYQVDGPFDPDKGHRFNPDLWLIDPYAKALTHDRPWKKWERRLMPKCVVVNDYFDWQGDTPLNYPLRDCVIYEAHLAGLSKHPSAESSAPGTYRGVIEKIPYFKDLGITSLEFLPIQEFNPHELLQKNPRTRKLLTNYWGYSTINFFSPAARYSSAGSRGQQVTEFKEMVRQLHAAGIEVILDIVFNHTAEGAEDGPTISFRGLDNSIYYILDETRRGYKNYSGCGNTMNCNHPILRTLILDCLQYWVMEMHVDGFRFDLGSILGRDGNGKLLENPPVIERIAEDPILRETKLIAEAWDAAGAYQVGSFPGGRWAEWNDRFRDDLRQFWKNEPQQVSALAMRFSGSSDLYLSDGRKPFHSINFITSHDGFTLNDLVSYTEKHNEKNGEANRDGHNTNYSANYGIEGITDDPKIEKLRSRQIKNFLASLLLSTGTPMLLGGDEFRRTQSGNNNAYCQDNAISWFNWGLVEQHPEILRFCRELIKFRRRHPAFKRSDFFSGEDRSLNGLPDISWLDEKCETINWNRTSNLLAVLVDGSKAETQADRDDNDFFLMFNATPEDVRFQIPDPPSAKIWQRKIDTSMNPDILDMNVVEDLNRQEYYMVKARSFVLLISEHDYTINADKT from the coding sequence ATGCCAAAGTACACGACCGAACCGGGTCATCCCCTGCCCTGCGGTTCAATCATTACGGGTCGGGGAGTTCAGTTCAATCTATTCTCCCGGCACGCCAGCTCTGTAACCTTGCTGCTCTTCAAGGAACCAGACGATGATCGCCCCGAGGAGGTCCTGCGGCTCGACCCTGAACAAAACCGGACCGGTGATATCTGGCATATCCACGTCCTGGGCTTAAAAACCGGTCAACTTTATCTGTACCAGGTCGACGGCCCTTTTGATCCCGACAAAGGACACCGGTTTAATCCCGATCTGTGGCTCATCGATCCTTACGCCAAGGCCCTGACTCATGATCGACCCTGGAAAAAGTGGGAACGCCGACTGATGCCTAAGTGCGTAGTCGTTAACGACTACTTTGACTGGCAGGGGGACACTCCCCTCAACTATCCGCTGCGGGACTGTGTAATATACGAAGCCCATTTGGCGGGTCTATCAAAACACCCCTCCGCCGAATCTTCAGCACCGGGTACATATCGTGGTGTTATCGAGAAAATCCCCTATTTCAAGGATCTTGGTATAACAAGCCTGGAGTTTCTGCCGATCCAGGAGTTCAATCCCCATGAGCTGCTGCAGAAAAACCCCCGTACAAGGAAACTATTAACCAATTACTGGGGATACAGCACAATTAACTTCTTCTCCCCCGCCGCCCGCTATTCATCTGCCGGGAGCAGGGGACAGCAGGTAACGGAGTTCAAGGAAATGGTGCGGCAGCTGCATGCCGCGGGCATCGAGGTAATCCTCGACATAGTCTTTAATCATACCGCCGAGGGCGCCGAAGACGGACCCACAATCTCCTTCCGGGGTCTGGACAACAGCATCTATTATATCCTCGATGAAACCCGCAGGGGTTACAAGAACTATTCCGGCTGCGGTAACACCATGAACTGCAATCACCCGATTTTACGTACCCTTATTCTCGACTGTCTTCAATACTGGGTAATGGAGATGCACGTCGACGGTTTTCGTTTTGATCTGGGATCCATCCTGGGTCGGGATGGTAACGGAAAACTGCTGGAAAATCCTCCGGTTATCGAGCGCATAGCCGAAGACCCCATACTGCGGGAGACAAAGCTGATAGCCGAAGCCTGGGACGCGGCGGGAGCCTATCAGGTAGGAAGCTTTCCCGGCGGCCGCTGGGCGGAATGGAACGACCGTTTCAGGGACGACCTCCGGCAATTCTGGAAAAACGAACCCCAACAGGTTTCCGCCCTCGCTATGCGTTTTTCCGGCAGTTCAGATCTGTACCTTTCAGACGGGAGAAAACCTTTTCACAGTATCAATTTTATTACCTCCCACGACGGATTTACTCTGAACGATCTTGTTAGTTACACTGAAAAACACAACGAAAAGAACGGCGAAGCCAACCGCGACGGGCATAATACAAATTACTCAGCAAATTACGGTATTGAGGGAATAACCGACGATCCAAAAATCGAGAAACTTCGTTCCCGGCAAATAAAGAACTTTCTTGCAAGCCTGCTGCTCTCTACCGGAACACCAATGCTTTTGGGGGGGGATGAGTTTCGCCGGACCCAGAGCGGAAACAACAATGCCTACTGTCAGGATAACGCGATCTCCTGGTTCAATTGGGGACTTGTTGAACAACACCCGGAAATTCTGCGTTTCTGCAGGGAACTGATAAAATTCCGCCGGCGGCACCCCGCGTTTAAGCGCTCCGACTTTTTCTCCGGAGAAGACCGGAGCCTTAACGGCCTGCCCGATATCAGCTGGCTGGACGAAAAGTGCGAAACCATTAACTGGAACCGAACCAGTAACCTGTTGGCAGTTCTGGTCGACGGGAGCAAGGCGGAGACACAGGCGGACAGAGACGATAATGACTTTTTCCTGATGTTCAATGCGACCCCGGAGGATGTACGTTTCCAGATTCCCGATCCGCCGTCGGCGAAAATCTGGCAGCGAAAGATCGACACTTCAATGAATCCGGATATTCTGGATATGAACGTCGTCGAGGACCTGAACCGGCAGGAATACTATATGGTAAAGGCCAGGTCTTTTGTACTGCTCATATCCGAACATGACTATACAATCAATGCTGACAAGACTTGA
- a CDS encoding response regulator transcription factor: MATAHILSIDQKRLIRHHQIYILGGITIQNQLMRDLFQYEMQLYPGLSPDIKAFPVSSNLNGGRRLVLIDCLDRDMDNYLAGRELADYILPHFQLVAFFNLLPRWGREREAINLGVKGFFYRTDSLEILGEGIFTLFIEGLWIPRGGLFEPVENEGDEEEYYEAFHMRPPDILLTKREKQILHNLGRGLRNRNIAEELGIGEATVKTHIYNIYKKIGVRRRSEAVLWAVRHNRLH; encoded by the coding sequence ATGGCTACTGCTCATATCCTGAGTATTGATCAGAAACGGCTGATCAGACACCATCAGATTTATATCCTCGGCGGAATTACGATCCAGAACCAGCTTATGCGCGATCTTTTCCAGTATGAGATGCAGCTGTATCCCGGATTGAGCCCGGATATCAAGGCTTTTCCCGTCTCTTCCAATCTGAATGGCGGACGGCGTCTTGTGCTGATCGATTGTCTTGACCGGGACATGGATAACTATCTCGCGGGACGAGAGCTCGCCGATTATATTCTACCCCACTTTCAGCTTGTTGCCTTCTTTAACCTGCTTCCCCGCTGGGGCAGGGAGCGGGAAGCAATTAATCTGGGAGTCAAGGGTTTCTTTTATCGAACCGACAGCCTTGAGATCCTGGGAGAAGGGATCTTTACGCTGTTTATCGAGGGTTTGTGGATTCCCAGGGGGGGGCTCTTTGAACCAGTTGAGAATGAGGGGGACGAGGAAGAATATTATGAGGCGTTTCACATGCGGCCTCCAGACATTCTCCTTACAAAACGGGAAAAACAGATTCTCCATAATTTGGGCAGGGGCCTGCGCAACAGGAATATCGCGGAAGAGCTCGGTATCGGAGAAGCCACCGTCAAAACCCATATCTATAATATTTACAAAAAGATCGGTGTCCGACGCAGGTCTGAGGCCGTATTATGGGCGGTGAGGCATAATCGTTTGCATTGA
- a CDS encoding AraC family transcriptional regulator has translation MEMEKLIIPCNLIPRLEYAGIQPLDFDTPAAPADAEFYLRLHIDPLIVTINGKSTRLHAGDISCLPAGSDVRFSGESPGRHWGFRFSWGKVDSAAEVWELPTIIAMGGLQQSIIHECTHIAAGFNALTRDILERERKCKIASARLLTLLLELAQQSKRETQKSEKVLQQIITLLEGNLKEKLMMNQIASRVGVTQTYLSTIFKRRFGITISQYIQQRRISQAKELLTRTMLPINTIGQEIGMSDPQYFNKQFRRAVGISPSRYREKLYL, from the coding sequence ATGGAGATGGAAAAACTGATTATACCCTGTAACCTTATTCCCAGACTTGAATATGCCGGAATTCAGCCGCTTGATTTTGATACGCCTGCAGCACCCGCGGACGCCGAATTTTATCTCCGCCTGCACATTGATCCCTTGATCGTAACGATTAATGGGAAAAGCACCCGGCTGCACGCCGGCGACATAAGTTGTCTGCCTGCCGGTTCGGATGTGCGATTTTCCGGAGAGTCCCCGGGACGTCACTGGGGTTTCCGCTTCTCCTGGGGCAAAGTGGACAGTGCAGCTGAGGTTTGGGAACTTCCCACTATTATAGCCATGGGAGGGTTGCAGCAAAGCATCATCCATGAGTGTACGCACATTGCCGCCGGCTTCAACGCACTGACGAGGGACATCCTGGAAAGGGAACGTAAATGCAAGATAGCCTCCGCACGGCTCCTGACCCTGCTGCTTGAACTGGCACAACAGTCAAAAAGGGAAACTCAGAAATCAGAGAAAGTCCTTCAGCAGATTATTACCTTGCTGGAAGGCAACCTGAAAGAAAAGCTCATGATGAACCAAATTGCTTCCAGAGTAGGGGTTACCCAGACCTATCTTTCCACTATTTTCAAGCGGCGCTTCGGTATTACCATCAGTCAATACATTCAGCAGCGTCGGATCAGCCAGGCGAAGGAGCTTCTGACAAGAACCATGCTGCCAATTAATACCATTGGACAGGAAATTGGAATGTCCGATCCCCAGTATTTTAACAAACAGTTCCGACGAGCCGTGGGGATAAGTCCGTCAAGGTACCGGGAGAAACTCTATCTTTAG
- a CDS encoding DEAD/DEAH box helicase, whose translation MNIPVRQGEHTTKIHKAGALFQSRVSVILWSALMNDLFEAFKQSTPPTVSASLPRDLRCVLVPPPGEARLKFFSGEQEIDPPAARTYAGPWRDLLAVCGEILQQEKLKLEWDNNQDGGFSLSRHPVLIALAAATECLSLPGGTPVEIRDEQVAVLISGPGPYSARLVDSADQPLRFPQVIAESYILDENVLYRTAPMGPGFRSLRHIGTMIRDEDLPRYLSLTRTHFPGLPLRLNGYKIQTGEAVVLSEGIIFSRMDQDGVLHLQFTLTYPGYPPDFFTAYDAAQVVEIDSQQENLVFHPAVIPDTGKGIVSLRRRIQSLQKRLQDSDGFFIDETKISLGPKLAEAFVEEVLPRLFARYLFFGTENLSHFRITRSQPRLHLRLSGGSDLLRGECAVSVEGEWFTPRELIDLHREKGFIPLNSGGRALMDQKFLDRLRRVLKEINHGEVTISFFDLPLVQEIIDENLEGPGAIEPERIYRGFNEIESRPVPVPQITGTLREYQDHGYRWLYYLYRTGLNGCLADDMGLGKTVQTISLLTVVHKDPGSPSLVVLPKSLIFNWQAEIARFAPQLKSTACYGPDRNWQSAREADIILTTYTVVRNDIQELRKQRFRYIILDEAQNIKNLSSRITRAMMLLESEHRLAISGTPMENNLMELYSLFRFLNPGMFGSPKEFQRDYANPIQKESCQIAAEDLRRKIGPVLLRRLKTDVAKDLPEKVEQVLYVEMEDGQRSLYESRRDFFYRSIRERLEHSGIEESQLYILQAISELRQIATVPESRSSGLITSPKRELIRESLADVFAIRHKAIVFSNFLDSLETLGSDLAETGISYLLLTGSTRDRKGVVEQFQGDDNARALLMTLKTGGVGLNLTVADYVYLLDPWWNIAAENQAIDRSHRIGQRNTVFAYRLITRETIEERMLELQQRKRELFHSVITADSGIPKSLTRDDVEYILS comes from the coding sequence ATGAATATCCCAGTACGTCAGGGGGAGCATACAACAAAGATACACAAGGCCGGGGCGCTTTTCCAGTCCCGGGTCTCCGTGATACTATGGTCAGCCTTGATGAACGACCTTTTTGAAGCATTTAAACAGAGTACTCCCCCGACTGTCTCCGCCTCCCTGCCCCGGGACCTGCGCTGCGTACTCGTTCCTCCCCCGGGAGAAGCGCGGCTCAAGTTTTTCTCCGGGGAACAGGAGATAGATCCTCCGGCTGCCCGGACCTATGCCGGGCCGTGGAGAGACCTTTTGGCAGTCTGCGGGGAGATTCTTCAGCAGGAAAAACTGAAACTGGAATGGGACAATAACCAGGACGGGGGATTCTCCCTGAGCCGTCATCCGGTGCTCATTGCCCTGGCTGCCGCGACAGAATGCCTGTCACTGCCGGGGGGTACACCTGTCGAGATACGGGACGAACAGGTTGCCGTTCTCATTTCCGGTCCCGGCCCCTATTCAGCCCGGCTGGTTGATTCCGCTGACCAGCCCCTGCGCTTTCCCCAGGTAATTGCCGAGAGCTATATTCTCGATGAGAATGTACTCTACCGTACAGCCCCCATGGGTCCGGGATTTCGCAGTCTGCGGCATATAGGAACCATGATCCGCGATGAAGACCTTCCCCGCTACCTTTCTCTGACTAGGACCCACTTTCCAGGTCTTCCGCTGCGCCTTAATGGATACAAAATTCAAACCGGAGAAGCGGTAGTCCTGTCCGAAGGAATAATCTTTTCCAGAATGGACCAGGACGGCGTCCTGCATCTGCAGTTCACCCTGACCTATCCGGGGTATCCCCCGGATTTCTTTACCGCCTATGACGCCGCCCAGGTGGTGGAAATTGACTCCCAGCAGGAGAACTTAGTATTTCATCCCGCGGTAATACCGGATACAGGCAAGGGGATAGTTTCTCTGCGGCGGCGTATTCAGAGCCTGCAAAAAAGACTTCAGGACTCCGACGGTTTTTTTATTGACGAAACCAAAATCAGCCTGGGGCCAAAACTGGCAGAGGCCTTTGTGGAAGAGGTTCTTCCCAGGCTCTTTGCCCGGTATCTGTTCTTCGGGACGGAGAATCTGTCGCATTTTCGCATAACCCGGTCCCAGCCGCGTCTGCATCTGCGCCTGAGCGGGGGCTCTGATCTGCTGCGCGGCGAGTGCGCTGTTTCCGTGGAGGGTGAGTGGTTTACCCCGAGGGAACTGATAGATCTGCACCGGGAGAAGGGCTTTATACCCCTCAACAGCGGCGGACGGGCCCTGATGGATCAGAAATTCCTGGATCGGCTACGCCGGGTTCTTAAAGAGATCAATCACGGCGAGGTTACCATCTCATTTTTTGACCTGCCCCTGGTTCAGGAGATTATCGATGAGAACCTGGAAGGTCCGGGGGCCATAGAGCCGGAACGTATCTACCGGGGATTTAACGAGATTGAATCCAGGCCGGTACCCGTTCCACAGATCACCGGCACCCTGCGGGAATACCAGGATCACGGGTATCGGTGGCTCTACTATCTGTATCGCACAGGATTGAACGGCTGCCTTGCCGACGACATGGGCCTGGGGAAAACGGTTCAGACAATATCCCTGTTGACTGTTGTACACAAGGATCCTGGATCTCCCAGCCTGGTGGTACTGCCAAAATCCCTGATCTTCAACTGGCAGGCGGAAATTGCGCGTTTTGCTCCTCAGCTAAAAAGCACCGCCTGCTACGGCCCCGACAGGAACTGGCAATCCGCCAGAGAAGCGGATATAATTCTCACAACCTATACCGTTGTCCGCAATGATATTCAGGAACTGCGGAAGCAGCGGTTCCGGTACATCATTCTTGACGAGGCACAGAACATAAAAAATCTGAGCTCCCGGATAACCCGGGCCATGATGCTGCTTGAATCGGAGCACCGTCTGGCAATCAGCGGCACTCCAATGGAGAATAATCTGATGGAGCTCTATTCCCTTTTCCGCTTTTTAAATCCCGGTATGTTCGGTTCGCCAAAGGAGTTCCAGCGGGATTACGCCAATCCGATCCAGAAGGAGTCCTGCCAGATAGCCGCGGAGGACCTGCGCCGCAAGATAGGGCCCGTTCTGCTTAGGCGCCTTAAAACCGATGTTGCCAAAGACCTGCCGGAAAAGGTGGAACAGGTACTCTACGTTGAGATGGAGGACGGGCAGCGCAGCCTGTATGAGTCCCGGCGCGACTTTTTTTACCGCAGCATCCGGGAACGCCTTGAGCACAGCGGGATTGAGGAATCCCAGCTCTATATCCTCCAGGCAATTTCCGAACTTCGGCAGATAGCCACTGTCCCGGAGAGTCGCAGCTCAGGGCTGATTACCAGTCCCAAACGGGAGCTTATACGGGAAAGCCTGGCGGATGTGTTTGCCATCCGCCACAAAGCGATTGTCTTCTCCAATTTTCTTGACTCCCTGGAAACCCTGGGTTCCGATCTTGCTGAAACAGGAATCTCCTACCTGCTGCTGACAGGTTCAACCCGGGACCGCAAAGGGGTCGTTGAGCAGTTCCAGGGAGATGACAACGCCAGGGCCCTGCTGATGACCCTGAAAACCGGCGGGGTTGGTCTAAACCTTACCGTTGCCGACTACGTTTACCTGCTTGACCCCTGGTGGAACATCGCGGCAGAAAATCAGGCCATAGACCGCAGCCACCGTATTGGTCAGCGAAATACGGTCTTTGCATATCGCCTGATAACCAGGGAGACCATCGAAGAACGAATGCTGGAACTGCAGCAGCGAAAACGCGAACTTTTCCATTCGGTCATAACCGCCGATTCCGGGATTCCCAAGAGCCTGACCCGGGACGACGTAGAATATATTCTGAGTTAG
- a CDS encoding protein-L-isoaspartate(D-aspartate) O-methyltransferase yields the protein MLPLTYWDIHDPRVLEAIRIVPRERFVPPELQQEAEEDRPLPIGQGQTISQPYIVAYMTEVLRVDSENRVLEIGTGSGYQAAVLSLVAKEVYSVERIGNLAMAARERLKTLGYGNIHVRHGDGSSGWPESAPFDRIMITAAVKSEPPALVEQLRPGGFMVFPQGGRRVQYLVRITKDAQGSCARESLVPVVFVPFVRGIL from the coding sequence ATGCTCCCCCTGACGTACTGGGATATTCATGATCCCCGGGTCCTTGAGGCGATTCGCATTGTCCCTCGGGAGAGGTTTGTTCCTCCGGAACTCCAGCAGGAGGCAGAAGAGGACCGGCCGCTGCCGATAGGGCAGGGGCAGACTATTAGCCAGCCCTATATTGTTGCTTATATGACCGAAGTCTTAAGGGTTGATTCTGAGAACCGGGTACTGGAAATCGGTACCGGTTCGGGATATCAGGCGGCGGTGCTCTCACTGGTGGCGAAAGAGGTTTACAGTGTGGAACGGATCGGCAATCTTGCCATGGCTGCCCGGGAACGGCTTAAAACCCTGGGCTACGGCAACATCCATGTCCGCCACGGCGACGGATCCTCCGGCTGGCCGGAGTCCGCTCCCTTTGACCGCATCATGATTACTGCCGCTGTCAAATCCGAACCTCCAGCCCTGGTAGAACAACTTCGTCCAGGGGGATTTATGGTTTTCCCTCAGGGAGGCCGGAGAGTTCAGTACCTTGTCAGGATTACAAAAGATGCACAGGGAAGCTGCGCCAGAGAGAGTCTCGTACCCGTTGTTTTTGTCCCCTTTGTACGGGGGATTCTCTGA
- a CDS encoding DUF2264 domain-containing protein, translating to MTDAVVGIYSELMDQRINDELNFDHVSRLFFRYMTSYKYSLSPDMSYLKGNDSPEPVLLTLMALGAYLAGEDRSDVVDYQGEMLSLSTYMVKAIENGTNPEHAGYWGGGPRSTKRHPEFAALAAFGAWSCRSLLFRRLSNRAIQLFEQWLEAEARYSVKKKSSSSLAVALNHAARKGMGMRHDPRVIDTAFETLESCYLDQGWFADGGKGSRRFDDSVSWGYFSLLAAILHVEGGKKSPRYQKWGPRLRKDLRDFAYLYDSQGNSPRYGKESGELLAGLAGPAAGYLVGVWPGKNGVLKRLVRLAVNRMLSADEYNAGIPLRPPYRSMQTLGFLLLLAGNDDFWSIKEEPLSIERGDYVHFIPSPGWLIHGAKSCGHVQLINGGTQRDKRQRGDETVTRYGKFTYSGTMGYVLGTGNNPRVFCCDNSLSASADKKSWSHRDRIDSFKLVADRVLLTSMHLPVASVGGSAGTLKVDSLIVPLRSGAQVRIHRVRRGGLSGGAVNLREGGYALGLEVEDSVETVASGQLARAEGPRGFSLVRILGGYSFAAISQGYEGRKDGHSLSSSFLLPRVETILRSRETRFLALFIHGGTDLAALDTGDSIIFNRKGDKVSLFSGNKLFFEYDFQSA from the coding sequence TTGACAGATGCAGTGGTGGGTATATACTCAGAGCTCATGGATCAGCGCATCAACGACGAACTTAACTTCGACCATGTTTCCCGTCTTTTTTTTCGCTATATGACCTCATACAAGTATTCTTTATCTCCGGATATGAGTTACCTGAAGGGGAATGATTCACCGGAGCCGGTTCTGCTGACCCTGATGGCTCTGGGCGCTTATCTGGCAGGAGAAGATAGAAGCGATGTCGTCGATTACCAGGGTGAGATGCTCTCCCTGTCCACATATATGGTAAAGGCAATTGAAAACGGAACCAATCCCGAGCACGCGGGATACTGGGGGGGCGGCCCGCGGAGTACAAAGCGTCATCCGGAGTTCGCCGCCCTGGCAGCTTTCGGTGCCTGGTCCTGCCGCTCCCTGCTGTTCCGGCGGCTTTCGAACCGCGCGATACAGCTCTTTGAACAATGGCTTGAAGCCGAAGCCCGGTACTCTGTTAAAAAAAAGAGCAGCTCCAGTCTGGCGGTAGCTCTGAACCATGCCGCCCGCAAAGGCATGGGGATGCGGCATGATCCCAGGGTAATCGATACAGCTTTTGAAACCCTGGAAAGCTGTTACCTGGATCAGGGATGGTTCGCCGACGGCGGCAAGGGGTCACGGCGCTTTGATGATTCGGTCAGTTGGGGGTACTTCAGTCTGCTGGCGGCGATACTCCATGTCGAGGGAGGAAAGAAGTCCCCCCGTTACCAGAAATGGGGTCCCCGGCTGCGCAAAGATCTGCGGGATTTTGCCTATCTCTATGATTCCCAGGGGAACAGCCCCCGCTACGGAAAAGAATCGGGAGAACTTCTGGCTGGACTCGCGGGACCGGCGGCAGGATATCTTGTTGGTGTCTGGCCCGGGAAAAACGGGGTGCTGAAGCGTCTGGTCCGGCTTGCCGTGAATCGGATGCTGTCGGCGGATGAATACAATGCAGGAATACCTCTTCGCCCTCCATACAGATCCATGCAAACCCTGGGATTTTTATTGCTGCTGGCGGGAAATGATGATTTCTGGAGCATCAAGGAAGAGCCCCTGTCTATTGAACGGGGAGATTATGTCCATTTTATTCCCTCACCGGGCTGGCTTATTCACGGCGCAAAATCCTGCGGTCATGTTCAGCTGATCAACGGCGGAACTCAACGGGACAAGCGGCAGCGGGGGGACGAAACAGTAACCAGGTACGGCAAATTTACCTATTCCGGAACCATGGGCTATGTCCTGGGGACCGGAAACAATCCCCGGGTATTCTGCTGCGACAATAGTCTTTCTGCCAGTGCAGACAAAAAGAGCTGGAGTCATCGGGACCGGATCGACTCATTCAAACTTGTAGCGGACCGGGTTTTGCTGACAAGCATGCATTTACCCGTGGCGTCGGTGGGGGGAAGTGCCGGAACGCTTAAGGTCGACAGCCTGATTGTTCCCCTTCGGTCCGGCGCCCAGGTGCGGATTCACCGGGTCCGGCGTGGAGGTCTCAGCGGCGGGGCTGTTAATCTGCGGGAGGGGGGCTATGCTCTCGGCCTCGAGGTCGAAGATTCCGTGGAGACGGTTGCCAGCGGCCAGCTGGCCAGAGCGGAAGGGCCCAGGGGTTTTTCCCTGGTCAGGATTCTGGGTGGCTACAGTTTTGCTGCAATCTCTCAGGGTTACGAAGGGCGGAAGGACGGTCACTCTTTATCATCCTCCTTTCTGCTGCCGCGGGTCGAGACGATTCTGCGTTCACGGGAGACCCGGTTTCTTGCCCTGTTTATCCACGGCGGTACCGATTTGGCGGCCCTGGATACGGGAGATTCCATTATCTTTAACCGTAAGGGGGACAAAGTCTCCCTGTTTTCGGGAAACAAGCTTTTTTTTGAATACGATTTTCAGAGTGCATAG
- the msrA gene encoding peptide-methionine (S)-S-oxide reductase MsrA translates to MRKFFLIPVLLLAAGTGIMAQGADMENTDQATVVIGGGCFWCVEAVYERIEGITSAVSGYAGGTVENPTYKQVTTGTTGHAEVVKLTFDPERISYREILDIFFTAHDPTTVNRQGADVGPQYRSIILYLDEAQRRTAEEARAAAAKNYEKPVVTQIVPLETFYEAEEYHQDYYDNNPFAGYCSYVIQPKLRKLGLEWRSIK, encoded by the coding sequence ATGAGGAAATTTTTCCTGATACCGGTGCTCCTGCTTGCGGCGGGAACCGGTATCATGGCACAGGGAGCTGATATGGAAAACACAGATCAAGCAACGGTCGTTATCGGCGGCGGATGCTTTTGGTGCGTAGAAGCCGTCTATGAGCGCATAGAGGGTATAACGTCGGCTGTTTCCGGATACGCCGGCGGAACAGTGGAAAACCCTACCTATAAACAGGTTACTACCGGCACAACAGGACACGCGGAGGTGGTCAAACTCACCTTTGATCCTGAGCGTATCTCGTATCGGGAAATCCTTGATATCTTTTTTACCGCCCACGATCCAACGACCGTAAACCGCCAGGGTGCGGATGTGGGGCCGCAGTATCGCTCTATTATACTGTATCTGGACGAGGCCCAGCGGCGCACGGCCGAGGAGGCCAGGGCCGCGGCGGCTAAGAACTATGAAAAACCTGTGGTTACACAGATCGTTCCCCTGGAAACCTTTTACGAAGCAGAAGAATACCACCAGGATTATTACGATAATAACCCCTTTGCCGGGTACTGCAGCTATGTAATTCAGCCGAAACTGCGGAAACTCGGCCTTGAATGGCGTTCAATAAAATAG
- a CDS encoding nitroreductase family protein, translating to MSNIEKSTALDCIFGRRSIRTFTNQPVQEETLTMLLKAAMAAPSAVAKDPWRFVVIREQKVLSDLGSGLPNGAFIVRAPLGIVVCGDRNAAHGGLEGYMVQDCSAALENMLISAHILGLGSCWLGVYPREERQKHVAGVLRLPAGVEALAAVAIGYPAEKRSPRTRYNDSFVHYEAW from the coding sequence ATGAGTAATATAGAAAAATCAACTGCCCTGGACTGCATTTTCGGCAGGCGCAGCATACGCACGTTTACCAATCAGCCGGTCCAGGAAGAGACGCTTACCATGTTGCTGAAAGCTGCCATGGCCGCGCCTTCCGCGGTAGCCAAGGATCCCTGGCGTTTTGTTGTTATCCGCGAGCAAAAGGTCCTCAGCGATCTTGGCAGCGGACTTCCCAACGGAGCGTTCATAGTCAGGGCACCTCTTGGCATTGTAGTGTGCGGCGACCGGAACGCTGCCCACGGAGGGCTGGAAGGCTATATGGTGCAGGATTGCAGCGCGGCCCTGGAAAATATGCTTATTAGTGCCCATATCCTCGGTCTTGGAAGCTGCTGGCTTGGGGTGTATCCCCGAGAAGAACGGCAGAAGCACGTGGCCGGGGTTCTGCGGCTGCCGGCGGGTGTGGAAGCCCTGGCTGCGGTGGCGATAGGGTATCCGGCAGAAAAGAGATCACCCCGGACCCGATATAACGATTCCTTTGTACATTATGAGGCCTGGTAA